The following DNA comes from Ferrimicrobium sp..
TGAGGAACGGCCGAACGATCGGAGCGCCGGCATCGTCTGCGATCATCTCACCGGGAGTAAATAGGGTAATTTTGTGACCATCGCCAAGTTTCTTCTCATCCAACCAGTTTGCCATGGTGAGGGCGAGCTCGAGTGGTGGACCCTCGCATGCCGCTTCAGCTGTGGGTAGCCAGTCTGGCCTGTTCTCCTGACCCTGATGGAAGCGGGCTGAGCCAATCGCAATTGGTCCGCCCTTGTAGTTATTGAGCTTGCGACGCAGTTTATTGCCATAATAGGTACTCGATACTGTATCGCCAAACTCACCGAATCCGGCGATCTTGTCGTAGGCTAAGCGGCTTCCTAGCGCTATTACTAGGTAGTCGTACGCGACGGTTTCGGTCGCTGATCCAAGACGATCGTTCGGCACGACGTGGACAACCTTGGCATCGGGATCGATGGCGGTCACTTCGGCATTTAAGAAGACGTTGCCATCCTTGGAGTGGATCTTCGGTGTGTCCATCAACATGCTATCGAGTGGATCTCGATCCGCAAATACCTCCATTTGGATGTTGGGTACAAAAGTCAAGTAGGGATTCCGGTCGATGACGACGAGATCGACGGATTCACCGGCATGGTGACGCAGAAAACGTGCGGCCGTCAAGCCTGCAAAACTGCTACCGAGCACCACGACTGTTGGTTTGGCATGATTCATCTTCGGGGCCTCCC
Coding sequences within:
- a CDS encoding FAD-dependent oxidoreductase; protein product: MNHAKPTVVVLGSSFAGLTAARFLRHHAGESVDLVVIDRNPYLTFVPNIQMEVFADRDPLDSMLMDTPKIHSKDGNVFLNAEVTAIDPDAKVVHVVPNDRLGSATETVAYDYLVIALGSRLAYDKIAGFGEFGDTVSSTYYGNKLRRKLNNYKGGPIAIGSARFHQGQENRPDWLPTAEAACEGPPLELALTMANWLDEKKLGDGHKITLFTPGEMIADDAGAPIVRPFLKMASDMGMGYVNQTKDIQEITADGIEFTNGTSVEAEIKIVIPDWIPHEFLRELPITDELGFVHTDKWMRNPLHPEIFAIGDAAAITVPKLGSIGHQQAEIVARQIAIEVGGPKAPKPGKEYRPEILCFGDTGDHKGFYIYSNVWFGGKTSVFNLGHASYGMKLAFKEMYFRTGGRPPSFGIPSTHMLMDHLPNLSEPVPS